GCTCAGGAATTCGTTTACATCAAATGGCGGAAGAGCGCCTTCAATCAAATCAAGCTCATCAATCACTTGATCCGCGGACTCTTTATCAAGGTATTCGTAAAGAATCTGATCGTCTTTGCCTTTTTCGAATGGAATGATTTTGTAGTCCTCAACCTCTTCGCGGCGCTGATCGTAAATCCAGATCTCTTTTGTCAAACGGTTGTAAATTCCGCGGAAACGCTGTCCAATCCCCAAAGGCCATGTCACAGGATAACATTGCATATTGAGAGTTTTTTCCACTTCATCAATCAAAGTGAGAGGATCTTTACCTTCACGGTCAAGCTTGTTGACGAATGTAAAAATAGGAATATTGCGAAGACGGCAAACTTCGTAAAGTTTCTTCGTTCGCTCCTCGACACCTTTCGCAACGTCGATCAGCATGCACGCAGAGTCGACCGCCATCAAAACACGATACGTATCTTCCGAGAAGTCTTTATGGCCGGGAGTATCGAGAAGGTTCACGCGCAAACCATCGAAGTCGAAAGTCATGACCGAAGACGTGATCGAGATCCCTTTTTCTCTCTCCATCGCCATCCAGTCGGAAGTCACGGCTTTGGTTCCGCTTTTCCCTTTCACCTCTCCCGTTTCGTGAATCACGCCCCCATGATAGAGCAGCTTTTCCGTCAAAGTCGTCTTACCCGCATCCGGATGCGAGATAATGGCGAAGGTGCGACGGCGTTGAATTTCTTTTTGAACTTGGGGCGTAGCGAGCATATTGCGTGTCCTATTTAAAACATCCTTTTTACGGGAAAACACCGGGGGTTACAAGTATTTGCCGCAGCGCCACCACGAACGACCTCAAGAAAAAACAACCGACGGTGGATTTCGCCGCAAATATGAGCACGGTCATAGCTTCAACTTGGAATTTCGTTCAAATTTCCGGGGTGTTTGAGGCCAAGATAGGGCTTAGACTTGCGGGATTCGCAAATTGCCCTTATAACCTCGTAGAACTTTCAACTCCCCCTGGTTTGGAGCCGGGACTGGATAACTGAGGTGCATATATGACTGCGACGTCGAACTATTATGTTACGACTTTCTATAAATTTCTCGTCCTCTCGGACGTTCCTAAAGTACAACAAGATCTTGAAAACAAAGCGGATGAATTGAACATCAAGGGTCTTATTATCCTGGGCACGGAAGGTTTTAATTCCACAGTGGCGGCCTCTTCGGTTGAGAGCTTCGCAGCGTGGAAGCAGTTTATTCGCGATTACTTCTCTGTTCCGAACTTGTTCTTTAAAGATTCCGTGTCTCCGAAGGCGCCTTTCCGCCGTTTCAAAGTGAAAGTGCGTGAGGAGATCGTGACGACAGGTATTCCTGAGATGATGCCTCCGGAAGGAAAAAATCATCATTTAAGTCCTGCCGAATGGAATCGCGTCCTTAAAGAAGAAAATGACTTTGTGATGATTGATACGCGCAACTGGTACGAATACAAAATCGGCACCTTCAAAGGCGCTTTAAATCCCAACATCGAAAAATTCACGGACTTCCCGCAGTACATTGAAAGCCAAGGTATTGCCAAAGACAAAAAAATGCTGATCTTCTGCACCGGCGGCATTCGCTGTGAAAAAGGCATTCTTGAATTGCAGAAGCAAGGTTATGACAACGTTTTCCAATTGGAAGGCGGCATCATCAACTACATGAAAGAGTTCCCGAACGATCAGTTCGAAGGTGAATGTTTCGTATTCGATCATCGCGTGGCTTTGGATCAAGATCTGCAGCCTTCCACCAAATACGGCTTGTGCCCGCACTGCGGTCAACCTTCTGAAATCAAGATTTCGTGCAAACGCTGCGACTCGGAAGAGTTGATCTGTGTTGATTGCTCTGAAATGGAATTTAGAAAAGACACTTGCTCAAAAAACTGTGCGCATCAGTACAAACTTCATCCCGGCAAGAAAGGCCCCAAACAACTTGTGCCTTTTGAGATCGAAAAGATGAAGGCACTAGGCACCGACGAACTGCCGACCATTCGTGTTTCCAAAACCAAAATCGTCACCGTGAACGACAAAGGCGAATCGGAAACAGTGACGAGCAAAAACTAATTTCCGCCGCCGGCTGGCTGACGTTGCGCCCGGTAAAAATCCCGGGCGAAAAGCCGCACGACCCACGTATCGTTCAGCATCACTTGAGAATTGGAAAGATCTAACTTCACTTGCGAGCGATAATGCGGATCGTATCCTATCGAGCGCGGATCAACACCAGCTGCACTCAGAAATTTCATCATCTCTTGGGCGGCAACGTCCGCATTGTAAACACCGTTGGTATTCAGGTTTTTTTCCATCTGCTCGCAAAAACTGAGTGCTGCGGGTTCCCGGGCCAGTTCCGGCCTTTGCGCAATCGCGCGAGTCAGATAGTGCATGTTATAAGATTTTTGCAGAATCACATCCATATCGGCGATGTGCCCTTTCAAAAAATCTCCGGCACGATAAATTTCATAGTAGAATTCGGCTTTCTTAAGAAGACTTAGATCTTGAGCCTCCTCGGCCCGCACAATCATATCAACGACGGACTGCATGCCCGGCGCGCGAAACACGTAACGCAAAATGGGCGCGGCCGTTTCCACCAAAGGGTCTTTTTCTTCTTGCGCGAGACTGTGAAAAAAGTATTTTGAAGACGCGCTTTCGGGATCTCTTAAAAGATCACTCTGGGACGCTTTTTCAAGATGCCGGCATCCTGTGACGAGCGGTTTGCGAGAATCAACGAAGTCTTCGAGTAAAACCTTTGTCGTATCCATCACGATTTGATTCTGCGGGATCGGCGGTTCTGAGGATTTTTTAGAAGGCCCTTTTGCAGACTCCGCGGCTTGGGCTACGGCCCCTTTCATAAGAGGATTTGTTTTCATCCGAGAAACTTTTCTGTCACCGGCATTCCTGTCTGCTGCCGCAAGCGCCGGAGGCGTCAGACTTTTTTTAATTTCAAAAGCGGACGGCAGGCGCGAAAGCCCCCACACGATCAATCCTACGAAAGTGGCAGAGAGAACAAAAAAACTGACGGAAACGATTTTGAAAGCGCCTTTCCAGTTCATGAATATCTCCTCGGCGGAGGCGAATACAACATGGATTGTTTTACGTGACAATAAAGCTGCCGAAGAAACAGGCGTTCCTTCGGCATTCTTAATCTATTGAAAGTACTCTTTGCCTTTACCTTGCAGACTTGAAATATCACCGGGCTTGTCATACTTCTGCAAATCATCCACGACCGATTTCACGCCCGGAACGCTTTGCACGCAAGTGAGCAGCTGATCGACCTCTTTTTTAAGAATGGGTCCTGAAAGAGTCACACGGCCATCAACAGCATACACATGAATGGCGCGCGCATGACTGACTTTGCGCCCAAACTCGGAGCGCACCCGCTGCTCGAGAGTCGCATCGTCGATCTCCTCTTGGCGCATGTGACGTTGAACTTCTTTGACCGTGCCACGGGCGCGATTTGAGAGATCTTCCGTGATTTGTTCGCCTCGTCTTTCAATTCTTTTCGCTAAACTAAAGAATTTATCGCGTGCGACAGCTCTTCTTTGATTTCCTCTTGTTGGATCAAAGAAGTACATCGCAGCAGCACCCAACGAGGCACCGAGAAGAAAGCCCATGACACCGCCACCTGATTTGTCTTTTGACTCGTTCATATTTTTTCTCCTGCTTTGGGGTTATGAGGAAATTCTCATTCAGAAAAAAAAGAAGCAGAAGTCGAGATCAGAAAGTTCGGCTAAGAGACAAAATGATACATGGTATTATCTTTCAAATAACAAAGATGAAGCATTGACCTTACCGAGGATGTCACCTATAACTGTCCTTCTAGCGTAACGCTTTGTCGCGGGGTGGAGCAGTCTGGTAGCTCGTCGGGCTCATAACCCGAAGGTCGTAGGTTCAAATCCTGCCCCCGCAACCAATAAAGGCTCGATGGTAAACCATCGGGCCTTTTCCATTTTTATGGATTCTTCGCAACTCGCTTTTCTCTCCAGACAGCATTGACACAAACCTGCTCTCCCACGATCCTGTAATAATGCCATTTTCTGGCATTAAGGAGCAGAATTCATGTTACCGAAGATTCATCAACAGTTCTTAGATGAAGCTTTATCAAAGTTACAAGCTGACTTGCGAATTTTGGGAGTGGCGGGTGCCGGATCCCTTATATCTGGAAAAATGGATGAGTATTCCGATTTGGATCTTATCGTCGTTGTGCCTGATACGAAATTCAACGAAATCATGGCCGAAAGATTCAAAATTGTTGCAGGATTGGGAAACCACCTCACTGGCTTCACGGGAGAACATGTCGGAGAGCCGAGACTGATCATTTCTCTTTTTGACGAACCTCTTTTGCACGTCGATGTTAAGTTTGTCTCCCTTTCTGATTTTGGCAATCGAGTTGAAAATCCCGTCGTGCTTTGGGAAAGGGACACAGACTTGTCGGATACTATCCAAAAAACGACTCCGCACTACCCAACGCCCGACTTGCAATGGATCGAAGACCGTTTTTGGATTTGGATTCACTACGCAGCTTTGCGCCTTGGCCGAGGTGAATTATTTGAAGTGATTGATCATCTCTCCTTCATGCGACAAGCCGTGTTTGGCCCCTTATCCCTGGTGCAACACGGACATTTACCCCAAGGAGTACGTAGGCTGGAGATGTTGGCCCCTCGGCATTTAGAAATGATGAAGCAGACGGTTGCAGGCTATGAACGCTCTTCTTGCGTGCAAGCGATAAGAGCTGCGATCGAGTTGTACCGAACTCTTCGATCCGAAGCCTCCTTGAGCACACTTGTTTTAAAAAATGAGGCTGAGTCGGCTGCTGTTGCCTACTTTGAGCAAGTCGCATCGACTTAAGTTAAGAAATCAAATACAAATGACCCTATCTGCTGATATCGAAACAGGCCCTGACGCAACCCGCAACCTAGTTCCTTCGTTTTCGAACAGCAAATAGGTGCATGAATTTATTATTTTCGCTAAATTAGAGCCTTTAGAGGACACATCATGCAGCCAGGAAAACCAGAAAATAAATTTGCACCCCCTTCTGACGTTAAATCTGTTTTGAGCAACCACAAAAAGCCCAAGAAGGTCACGGTCACAGCCGGCATGCCTTACGCCAACGGCCCTCTGCATTTAGGTCACTTGGCGGGAGCTCACGTTCCTGCTGACATTTACGCTCGCTGGATGCGCATGTTGATCGGAGCCGAGAATGTTCTTTTCGTTAACGGCAATGACGATCATGGTTCCACGAGCGAAGTCGCCGCCGTTAAAGCGGGAAAAACAATTCGTGAGTTTATCGACACGATTCACGAACAACAAAAAGCGACTCTAAAAAAATACTCCATTCAAACGGATGTGTTCACGGGAACTTCCCGTCCAGAGACCTATCCTCTGCACGAAGCTTACTCACAGGATTTCTTGCGCCGATTGTATAAGAACGGTCTTTTAGAAAAACGCATCACAAAACAGTGGTTCGATCCGAAAATGAATCGCTTCCTGCAAGACCGCTTCGTGCGTGGGACATGCCCGAACTGCGGCAACAACGAAGCTTATTCTGACGAGTGCGATGCCTGCGGCACTCAGTTTGATCCAAGCACACTGAAAGATCCACGCAGCCAGTTGAGCGACGCCCAGCCGGAGCTTCGTGATACCGCTCACTGGTGGCTTGATATGTGGAAGGTCGCAGATCCTTTGAAAGCTTGGATCGAGACGAAACAAAAAGTATGGCGTTCTGCTGTCGTTCAAGAAGTGAGCAACACTGTTTTGATCGGCTGTCGTTTTGAAAACACGCACGAAGAAAAATACAAAGAGATCAAAGAGACTTTGCCAAAACATAAATCCCGTTACGTTCCCGGCAAAAAAGTCGAGTGCTTGTTTGATACGAAAGCGGATCTTGCAAAAGCGCAACAGGTTCTTGAAGCCAACGGTATTCCTTCTGTCGTCACAGACAAATGGGGCTATCGCCCAATCACGCGCGACGTTTCTTGGGGTATTCCTGTTCCGGCAGAGCTGGATCCGGAAATGAAAGGCAAAACTCTTTACGTGTGGCCGGACTCATTGATCGCGCCGATTATTTTCACGCAAGTGGCACTGACGCAAGCAGGCCGCAAAGCGGATGAGTACAAAGATTTCTGGTGTGATCCTGACGCAACCGTCGTTCAGTTCTTGGGACAAGACAACGTGTTCTTCTATACGATCATGCAGGGTTCGATGTGGCTTGGTCACAAGGAAGATCCGCAGCATCTTCCGCAAAAAGGTGATTTGCAAATGACGGAAATTTTGAGCTGTTACCACTTGATGGTGAACGGCGAAAAAATGAGCAAATCCAAAGGCAACTTCTATACCGGAGATCAACTGCTTGAGATGGGCTATGCGCCGGATCAAGTCCGTTATTTCCTGGCGATGTTAAGTCTTGCGGTGAAAGCTTCGAACTTTGATTTCGAACACTTCAAAGAAAGAAACAAATTCCTTGCCGGCCCGATGAATGCCGCTTTCGAAAAACCGATTTCGGCGTGTCACTCGAAGTATGGCGGAAAAGTTCCTGAAGGAAAGTTGATCGGCAAAGCGGAAGCTGAAACCGTAAAACTTGTGCAAATGTATTTGCGCTCAATGCAAAAAGGCGATTATGCCATTTTGTTGGGCCAAGTTGAAAACTATGCAAGACAGATCAACTCGCTCTTTTCGCAATACAAACCGCACGATGACCGTGCCCCCGAAGCGGAAAGAAAAGATGCCTTGTTCACGTGCTTCTATGTGCTGAAGAATTTGATGATTATGTTGGC
This region of Bdellovibrio sp. 22V genomic DNA includes:
- a CDS encoding rhodanese-like domain-containing protein — protein: MTATSNYYVTTFYKFLVLSDVPKVQQDLENKADELNIKGLIILGTEGFNSTVAASSVESFAAWKQFIRDYFSVPNLFFKDSVSPKAPFRRFKVKVREEIVTTGIPEMMPPEGKNHHLSPAEWNRVLKEENDFVMIDTRNWYEYKIGTFKGALNPNIEKFTDFPQYIESQGIAKDKKMLIFCTGGIRCEKGILELQKQGYDNVFQLEGGIINYMKEFPNDQFEGECFVFDHRVALDQDLQPSTKYGLCPHCGQPSEIKISCKRCDSEELICVDCSEMEFRKDTCSKNCAHQYKLHPGKKGPKQLVPFEIEKMKALGTDELPTIRVSKTKIVTVNDKGESETVTSKN
- a CDS encoding BON domain-containing protein, with amino-acid sequence MNESKDKSGGGVMGFLLGASLGAAAMYFFDPTRGNQRRAVARDKFFSLAKRIERRGEQITEDLSNRARGTVKEVQRHMRQEEIDDATLEQRVRSEFGRKVSHARAIHVYAVDGRVTLSGPILKKEVDQLLTCVQSVPGVKSVVDDLQKYDKPGDISSLQGKGKEYFQ
- a CDS encoding aminoglycoside 6-adenylyltransferase; translated protein: MLPKIHQQFLDEALSKLQADLRILGVAGAGSLISGKMDEYSDLDLIVVVPDTKFNEIMAERFKIVAGLGNHLTGFTGEHVGEPRLIISLFDEPLLHVDVKFVSLSDFGNRVENPVVLWERDTDLSDTIQKTTPHYPTPDLQWIEDRFWIWIHYAALRLGRGELFEVIDHLSFMRQAVFGPLSLVQHGHLPQGVRRLEMLAPRHLEMMKQTVAGYERSSCVQAIRAAIELYRTLRSEASLSTLVLKNEAESAAVAYFEQVAST
- a CDS encoding class I tRNA ligase family protein; translated protein: MQPGKPENKFAPPSDVKSVLSNHKKPKKVTVTAGMPYANGPLHLGHLAGAHVPADIYARWMRMLIGAENVLFVNGNDDHGSTSEVAAVKAGKTIREFIDTIHEQQKATLKKYSIQTDVFTGTSRPETYPLHEAYSQDFLRRLYKNGLLEKRITKQWFDPKMNRFLQDRFVRGTCPNCGNNEAYSDECDACGTQFDPSTLKDPRSQLSDAQPELRDTAHWWLDMWKVADPLKAWIETKQKVWRSAVVQEVSNTVLIGCRFENTHEEKYKEIKETLPKHKSRYVPGKKVECLFDTKADLAKAQQVLEANGIPSVVTDKWGYRPITRDVSWGIPVPAELDPEMKGKTLYVWPDSLIAPIIFTQVALTQAGRKADEYKDFWCDPDATVVQFLGQDNVFFYTIMQGSMWLGHKEDPQHLPQKGDLQMTEILSCYHLMVNGEKMSKSKGNFYTGDQLLEMGYAPDQVRYFLAMLSLAVKASNFDFEHFKERNKFLAGPMNAAFEKPISACHSKYGGKVPEGKLIGKAEAETVKLVQMYLRSMQKGDYAILLGQVENYARQINSLFSQYKPHDDRAPEAERKDALFTCFYVLKNLMIMLAPFVPETMNELRKSLNLPETVFRAEELGTGIPAGHVINAKGVYFPAVADEASNS